From Aureibacillus halotolerans, the proteins below share one genomic window:
- a CDS encoding ArsR/SmtB family transcription factor → MLILKPLHHPATSTLQLPTVLYALSDSIRLSIVSSLSDREELACGNLSVPVGKSTVSHHVKTLREAGVVHVRTEGTHRFISLRREDLETRFPGLLAAVLRGYEPEKRA, encoded by the coding sequence GTGCTTATTCTGAAACCGCTTCATCACCCTGCCACTTCAACCCTCCAGTTACCAACTGTGCTCTATGCACTAAGCGATTCGATTCGCTTGTCCATTGTATCCAGTTTATCTGACAGGGAAGAATTAGCCTGTGGCAACCTCTCTGTGCCCGTCGGAAAGTCGACCGTCTCACATCACGTAAAAACGTTACGCGAGGCCGGCGTTGTGCACGTTCGAACAGAAGGAACACATCGCTTTATCTCCCTTCGAAGGGAAGACTTAGAGACTCGTTTTCCAGGACTTTTAGCTGCCGTACTGCGAGGCTATGAGCCAGAAAAAAGAGCGTAA
- a CDS encoding aminoglycoside N(3)-acetyltransferase, with translation MTLQTKKSMISDLEQLGVKKGMTLIVHSSLKSLGDVVGGPVSVILALEEAVGVEGNLVMPTQTEHLCEPTENNDNLSEDEIRIIKDNLPIYYPDLTPTSYMGIIPELFRKQNGVLRSSHPHVSFSAWGKDAKRIIGNHDLNYALNKDSPLGKIYDLEGYILFIGAPTNSNTSLHLAEYSQKNTYIQPKVWGVKLLIEGREQWSTYNDINNESDDFGQIFNEFNSATGLVKKGSIGEAESFLMPQKNIVDFSVDWMNKNRK, from the coding sequence ATGACATTACAAACTAAAAAATCAATGATAAGTGATTTGGAACAGTTAGGCGTCAAAAAGGGGATGACTTTAATTGTTCATTCTTCATTAAAGTCCTTAGGAGATGTAGTAGGAGGACCTGTTAGTGTAATTTTAGCTTTAGAAGAGGCAGTAGGAGTGGAAGGAAATCTTGTTATGCCCACTCAAACTGAACATTTGTGTGAGCCAACGGAGAATAACGATAATTTGAGTGAGGACGAAATAAGAATCATTAAAGATAATTTGCCGATATATTACCCTGACCTGACACCAACGTCATATATGGGTATTATTCCTGAACTATTCCGTAAACAGAATGGAGTACTAAGGAGTTCACATCCGCATGTCTCATTTTCTGCCTGGGGAAAAGATGCCAAAAGGATAATCGGAAATCATGATTTGAATTATGCATTAAATAAAGATTCTCCGTTAGGGAAAATTTATGATTTAGAGGGCTATATTTTATTTATTGGAGCTCCTACGAATTCGAATACGTCATTGCATCTGGCAGAGTACAGTCAGAAGAACACGTACATTCAACCGAAAGTCTGGGGTGTGAAACTTTTGATAGAGGGAAGAGAGCAATGGAGTACGTATAATGATATTAATAATGAATCTGATGACTTTGGCCAGATTTTTAATGAATTCAATTCTGCTACCGGTTTGGTCAAGAAAGGATCGATAGGGGAAGCTGAAAGTTTTTTGATGCCTCAAAAAAATATTGTTGATTTTTCTGTGGATTGGATGAACAAGAATAGGAAGTGA
- a CDS encoding ArsR/SmtB family transcription factor, which translates to MKYLYSPQPTESITLEVEWSPVWEMILGIAGYTYENLRHTFDMDKAWESYLVSMSPILVERLKEIQETNLWFGLIMLQNEHPASSVQEFSNLLYEIEVDDFYEMLLPYKDRETEAKRKQTSKHHDKKEMFETYASCFETHEYLGGYVRSLGHYSYRDICVLFTTTLQEWENWISQHPDWKQWLQALTYESKRHRSVDLTKPIEAIERITGGVQYYPEPSIWTVKLIPHASYRPWVLENRTANTKLFFYPLNEDYLIEPGVPPTALVRSHKALGDELRLRLLYQLVKGPLSLQELSVQFSISKTTLHHQLSILKAAKFVRAEKGVYSLNPTQIHSFSAGLPKYLGLHE; encoded by the coding sequence ATGAAGTATCTTTATTCCCCACAACCAACCGAGTCCATTACCTTAGAAGTAGAATGGTCACCGGTTTGGGAAATGATTCTTGGTATTGCAGGATACACTTATGAAAACCTAAGACACACGTTTGATATGGATAAAGCATGGGAGTCCTACCTAGTCTCAATGTCACCGATACTCGTAGAGCGTTTGAAGGAAATACAAGAAACGAATTTATGGTTCGGGCTTATAATGCTTCAGAATGAGCATCCAGCATCGTCTGTTCAAGAGTTTTCGAATCTACTTTATGAAATTGAGGTGGATGATTTTTACGAGATGCTTCTCCCATACAAAGATCGAGAGACTGAGGCAAAAAGAAAACAAACGTCGAAACATCATGATAAAAAAGAAATGTTTGAGACGTATGCCTCGTGTTTTGAAACACATGAATATTTAGGCGGATATGTACGTAGCCTTGGTCATTATTCATATCGAGACATTTGCGTTTTATTCACAACGACGCTTCAAGAGTGGGAAAATTGGATAAGCCAACATCCGGACTGGAAACAATGGCTCCAGGCCCTTACATATGAAAGCAAGCGACATCGGTCAGTGGATCTCACTAAACCGATTGAAGCCATCGAAAGAATTACAGGTGGCGTTCAATATTACCCCGAGCCTTCTATTTGGACTGTAAAATTAATCCCACATGCCTCCTATCGACCTTGGGTATTAGAAAACCGCACAGCGAATACAAAGCTTTTCTTTTACCCCTTGAACGAAGACTATTTAATAGAACCAGGAGTGCCTCCTACAGCTTTAGTTCGGAGTCATAAGGCATTAGGAGATGAACTCCGATTGAGGTTGCTTTACCAGCTTGTCAAAGGTCCTTTATCGCTTCAAGAGTTGAGCGTACAGTTCAGTATATCTAAAACCACACTCCACCATCAGCTTTCAATCTTAAAAGCAGCAAAGTTTGTTCGCGCTGAAAAAGGG
- a CDS encoding DUF1697 domain-containing protein — MTTYIAFLRGINVGGHKKVPMADLRKGLEGMGLEHVKTYIQSGNVVFTSNADKVSLRSDMEAHCLKVFGFHIDIALKTLKELQDIISSCPYDINDVPEGGNVYFVLATDELPDTMETELATRADGKDDYTLTGHTLFLFLRQSIRTTPLAKAIKTDVTTRNWNTMHKLLALAEDITE; from the coding sequence ATGACAACATATATTGCGTTTCTTCGTGGCATCAATGTTGGCGGACATAAAAAAGTGCCCATGGCAGACCTCAGGAAAGGATTAGAGGGCATGGGACTCGAACATGTGAAAACGTATATTCAAAGCGGCAATGTGGTGTTTACGTCAAATGCAGACAAGGTGTCACTTCGTTCAGACATGGAAGCCCATTGCTTAAAGGTGTTCGGTTTTCATATTGATATTGCCTTAAAAACCCTTAAAGAGCTCCAGGATATAATCTCCAGCTGCCCTTACGATATCAACGATGTACCTGAAGGTGGGAATGTTTATTTCGTCTTGGCAACAGATGAGCTACCTGACACAATGGAAACGGAGCTTGCTACGCGTGCAGATGGAAAAGATGACTATACTTTAACAGGCCATACACTCTTCCTTTTTCTACGGCAAAGCATACGAACCACACCATTGGCAAAAGCAATCAAAACTGATGTGACGACAAGGAACTGGAACACAATGCATAAGCTGCTAGCGCTGGCCGAAGACATAACAGAGTGA
- a CDS encoding hemolysin family protein: MDLITIANLVLLVILLALTAFFVASEFAVVKIRSSRIEQLIAEGNKKAVVAKKVTQNLDYYLSACQLGITVTALGLGALGKPAVSSILYPVFDFFNVSESLSSVISYALAFMLVTYLHVVIGEMAPKTLAIQFSEKMTLLLASPLYWFGKIMFPFILTLNGASQILLRMFGVKPMGHDQSYTEEELKIIMTQSYQGGEIDREDLQYMENVFSFDEHVAKDIMLPRTEIVTVHQDMTKEELVAVVDEHNYTRYPVIEGGDKDRIIGVVNAKKMLQAIVAGQDVDMGTYMRDLPFILEATRIQDAMQKMQQEKVHMAVVIDEYGGTSGIVTMEEVIEELVGEIRDEFDEDEEADIEKVGTGEYVINGRVLLDDLEEQFGLEFDGPENIDTIGGWLQYKTQVIDGTKQKTDVQLEEHIWSVFEVDNLQIKKVKFYQHADKTRLEQA, translated from the coding sequence TTGGATTTAATTACAATAGCTAATCTTGTTCTGCTTGTCATTTTACTAGCACTAACGGCTTTCTTTGTTGCTTCTGAGTTTGCGGTTGTAAAGATTCGTAGTTCGAGGATTGAACAATTAATCGCAGAGGGAAATAAAAAAGCAGTTGTGGCCAAAAAAGTAACTCAAAATCTAGACTACTATTTATCAGCCTGTCAGCTAGGTATTACTGTGACAGCTTTAGGTCTTGGAGCCCTTGGTAAACCGGCTGTAAGCAGCATCTTGTATCCTGTTTTTGACTTTTTCAATGTTTCAGAATCGTTATCTTCAGTTATTTCGTATGCTTTAGCTTTTATGCTCGTGACGTATTTGCACGTGGTCATTGGCGAAATGGCCCCGAAGACCTTGGCCATCCAGTTTTCAGAAAAGATGACACTTCTGTTGGCCAGTCCCTTGTATTGGTTTGGGAAAATTATGTTTCCTTTTATCTTGACGTTAAACGGTGCTTCGCAAATTTTGTTAAGAATGTTTGGTGTCAAACCAATGGGACATGATCAATCCTATACAGAGGAAGAATTAAAAATTATTATGACCCAAAGCTATCAGGGTGGAGAAATCGACAGAGAAGATCTGCAATATATGGAAAATGTTTTTTCTTTTGATGAACATGTAGCAAAAGACATCATGCTTCCACGAACAGAGATAGTAACGGTCCATCAAGATATGACAAAGGAAGAGCTCGTCGCGGTAGTCGATGAACATAACTATACGAGATACCCGGTCATTGAAGGTGGAGACAAGGATAGAATCATTGGTGTGGTCAACGCAAAAAAAATGCTTCAAGCCATTGTTGCCGGTCAAGATGTAGATATGGGAACGTATATGCGCGACCTTCCCTTTATTTTAGAAGCAACTCGTATTCAAGACGCGATGCAGAAAATGCAACAGGAGAAAGTCCATATGGCTGTTGTTATAGATGAATACGGTGGGACATCAGGTATCGTCACAATGGAAGAGGTCATTGAAGAATTAGTCGGTGAAATTCGCGATGAGTTTGATGAAGATGAAGAAGCGGATATTGAAAAGGTAGGAACCGGTGAGTATGTCATTAATGGTCGTGTCTTACTAGATGATTTGGAAGAGCAATTTGGACTGGAATTTGATGGCCCTGAGAATATTGATACGATCGGTGGCTGGTTGCAATACAAGACCCAGGTTATTGATGGCACCAAACAAAAGACGGATGTTCAACTTGAAGAACATATATGGTCGGTGTTTGAAGTAGATAACCTTCAAATTAAAAAAGTAAAGTTTTATCAACACGCTGATAAAACTCGTCTAGAGCAAGCGTAA
- a CDS encoding NAD(P)/FAD-dependent oxidoreductase, translating to MSQPELYDVTIIGGGPAGLYSAFYCGMRDMKTKIIEHNDRLGGKVLLYQEKMIWDIGGMTPLNGEQLVENLIQQANTFDPTFVFKQRIQYMERLENGHIRLTAETGEVHESKTVIIAAGSGVLVQRKLEIEGAEKYEVSNLHYTVTSLEQFKGKRVLISGGGDSAVDWANEIAPIAESVTIVHRRDMFGGLERHVRHMKEVAEVLTPYALTTLHSTDGSMINSVTISNVDTEEEETLFVDEVIVNHGVHGDHGLLREWGLDMTQYQIYCNKFMETELPGVFCAGDTALHEGKLRLIAGAFVEAGLAANAAKTFIDPEATKAAYVSSHNERFKEKNKELQQQQRVGV from the coding sequence ATGAGTCAACCCGAGCTCTATGATGTAACCATAATTGGCGGTGGACCTGCAGGCTTGTACTCCGCGTTTTATTGCGGGATGCGTGACATGAAAACAAAGATTATTGAACATAATGATCGTTTAGGCGGGAAAGTATTGCTGTATCAAGAGAAAATGATTTGGGATATCGGTGGGATGACCCCACTAAATGGGGAGCAGCTCGTTGAAAATTTGATTCAGCAAGCCAACACTTTTGACCCTACTTTTGTGTTCAAGCAACGCATTCAATATATGGAGCGATTGGAAAATGGACATATTCGTCTGACCGCAGAAACAGGAGAAGTTCATGAGAGCAAAACGGTCATTATTGCTGCTGGTTCAGGTGTCCTTGTGCAGCGAAAGCTAGAGATTGAGGGTGCGGAGAAGTACGAAGTCAGCAACTTACATTATACGGTCACTTCACTGGAGCAATTCAAAGGGAAGCGCGTGCTTATTTCTGGCGGAGGCGATTCAGCCGTTGATTGGGCAAACGAAATTGCGCCGATCGCTGAAAGCGTCACGATTGTTCACCGTCGTGATATGTTTGGAGGGCTTGAACGTCACGTGCGTCACATGAAGGAAGTGGCTGAAGTGCTCACACCCTATGCATTGACGACATTGCACAGCACAGACGGATCAATGATTAATTCTGTGACCATTTCCAACGTCGACACCGAAGAAGAGGAAACGCTTTTTGTAGATGAGGTCATCGTGAATCATGGAGTTCACGGGGATCACGGCTTGCTTAGGGAGTGGGGCCTCGACATGACGCAGTATCAAATTTATTGCAACAAATTTATGGAAACCGAGCTTCCTGGCGTTTTTTGTGCAGGAGATACAGCTTTGCACGAGGGCAAGCTTCGTTTGATCGCAGGGGCTTTTGTTGAGGCTGGACTTGCCGCAAATGCGGCCAAAACGTTTATTGATCCAGAGGCGACAAAAGCAGCGTATGTGTCCTCCCACAATGAACGTTTTAAAGAAAAGAACAAGGAATTGCAACAACAGCAACGCGTCGGCGTGTAA
- a CDS encoding GNAT family N-acetyltransferase, whose protein sequence is MEVTYEINGNVEAGELSRVYASSGMKRPVDDPERLARMLANANLVVSARINGELIGVARCLTDFSYSCFVSCLAVSKEAQGKGVGRQLLEHVKQAVGEEAAVDLYSTPIAMTYYPHLGFDTMDNAFRLPRKK, encoded by the coding sequence ATGGAGGTCACCTATGAAATAAATGGCAACGTGGAGGCAGGAGAGCTGAGCCGTGTGTATGCATCGTCAGGAATGAAACGTCCTGTGGATGACCCGGAACGTCTTGCTCGTATGCTGGCTAATGCCAACTTGGTCGTTTCCGCAAGAATTAATGGGGAATTGATTGGCGTTGCACGTTGTTTAACAGATTTCAGTTACAGCTGTTTTGTTTCCTGTCTTGCGGTTTCGAAAGAAGCACAGGGAAAAGGGGTCGGCAGGCAACTTCTGGAGCATGTCAAGCAGGCAGTCGGTGAAGAGGCAGCAGTCGATTTGTACTCTACGCCTATCGCCATGACATATTACCCTCACTTAGGATTTGATACAATGGACAACGCGTTTCGTCTGCCACGAAAAAAATAA
- a CDS encoding DUF420 domain-containing protein has protein sequence MQDQTVTPRKRNYKPFIITVSIVINVLVLVLSGMPGYQGDVPFDMHVLPMLNAIFNSFTFVFLLIAFIAIIKKKVNVHRGFIYAAFGSTSLFLMTYVTYHFLAESTSFGGPQWLAYIYYFILISHIVLAAAIVPLVLITVTRAWNMDYPKHRKIARWTMPLWLYVSLTGVLVYVLISPYY, from the coding sequence ATGCAGGATCAAACGGTCACACCTAGAAAAAGAAATTATAAGCCATTTATCATTACGGTTTCGATCGTCATTAACGTATTAGTCCTTGTGCTCTCAGGAATGCCTGGATATCAAGGTGACGTGCCTTTTGATATGCATGTACTGCCGATGCTCAATGCCATTTTTAACAGCTTCACATTTGTCTTTCTGCTGATTGCGTTCATTGCTATCATAAAGAAGAAAGTGAACGTCCACCGTGGTTTTATTTATGCCGCCTTCGGTAGTACATCGCTTTTTCTTATGACGTATGTGACCTATCATTTTCTAGCGGAATCCACCTCGTTTGGTGGCCCACAATGGCTAGCGTATATTTACTATTTTATTTTAATTTCGCACATTGTTCTTGCGGCGGCGATTGTCCCGCTTGTGCTCATTACCGTGACCAGAGCATGGAACATGGACTACCCAAAGCATCGTAAAATTGCTCGTTGGACGATGCCTCTATGGCTTTATGTAAGTCTTACGGGTGTCCTTGTGTACGTGCTGATCTCTCCTTATTACTAA
- a CDS encoding aldo/keto reductase, with protein MKYATLGRTGMKVSRLCLGTMNFGVETDEKESFAIMDAAVDAGINFFDTANVYGRENPGRTEEIIGRWFAQGGGRREKVILATKVFGKMNEENEGPNNERGLSTYKIRRHLEASLKRLQTDHIDLYQMHHIARNVSWDELWGTFEREVNAGKIDYIGSSNFAGWHLVKAQAAAQARHFLGLVSEQHKFSLLNRLPELEVLPAAEDLGIGVIAWSPLDGGLLGGSALTSSPGKRTARNQEGIEKHRSKLEAFSALCKEIGEKEADVALAWTLTRPGMTGPIIGPRSIEQLENTLRVTEIELSDEVLVKLDDIFPGPGGRAPEAYAW; from the coding sequence ATGAAATACGCTACTCTTGGAAGAACGGGAATGAAGGTTAGTCGCTTATGTCTTGGCACGATGAATTTTGGTGTAGAAACAGATGAAAAAGAATCGTTTGCCATCATGGATGCGGCTGTGGATGCAGGGATCAATTTTTTTGACACGGCCAACGTGTATGGTCGGGAAAACCCTGGCAGGACGGAGGAAATCATTGGGCGTTGGTTTGCTCAAGGTGGAGGTCGCCGCGAGAAGGTCATTTTAGCGACAAAGGTGTTTGGCAAAATGAACGAAGAGAATGAAGGACCGAACAATGAGCGTGGCTTATCAACGTATAAAATACGCCGTCATTTAGAAGCTTCATTAAAGCGTTTACAAACGGATCATATTGATCTATACCAAATGCACCACATCGCACGTAACGTCTCATGGGACGAGCTTTGGGGCACTTTTGAACGTGAAGTCAATGCGGGCAAAATCGACTATATAGGCTCTAGCAACTTTGCAGGCTGGCATCTTGTTAAAGCACAGGCTGCCGCACAGGCGCGCCATTTTCTTGGTTTGGTAAGTGAGCAGCACAAGTTTAGCCTGTTAAACCGCCTTCCTGAGCTGGAGGTGCTCCCCGCAGCAGAAGACCTTGGCATTGGTGTCATCGCATGGAGTCCATTGGATGGTGGTCTTCTCGGAGGGAGTGCCCTTACCTCATCTCCAGGGAAGCGTACTGCCAGAAATCAAGAGGGTATAGAAAAGCATCGCAGTAAACTGGAGGCATTTTCGGCCCTGTGTAAGGAGATTGGGGAAAAAGAAGCAGATGTTGCCCTGGCTTGGACATTAACACGCCCTGGAATGACTGGGCCTATCATCGGTCCAAGAAGCATCGAGCAGCTAGAAAACACGCTGCGTGTGACTGAAATTGAATTAAGTGATGAAGTACTGGTCAAGTTGGACGACATTTTCCCAGGTCCAGGTGGAAGAGCACCAGAAGCGTATGCATGGTAA
- a CDS encoding SMP-30/gluconolactonase/LRE family protein has protein sequence MELLVDAKAQLGEGPSWFANENKLYWVDIIGKKVHQYDPKTGKDEQIQVSHMVGTLAPVASGGLIIAMQNGIHLLDWETGGVTPVIDPEQDLPDNRFNDGKCDPAGRLWAGTMHLHGQKEAGALYCLDTDGTVMKKRSQVSTSNGLAWSPDGTKMYYIDTPTQQVVEFSYDQATGDISNEEVIITVPRGAGSPDGMTIDQEGMLWIAHWGGSGISRWDPNQKKQLDFIDVPALNVTSCAFGGDQLSDLYITTARVGTSDEQLEKYPHAGGVFLLQTNVKGSPTFSYQG, from the coding sequence ATGGAGCTCTTAGTGGATGCAAAGGCACAGCTCGGTGAAGGCCCAAGCTGGTTTGCCAACGAAAACAAACTGTATTGGGTTGATATCATTGGCAAGAAAGTCCACCAGTACGATCCAAAGACCGGCAAGGATGAACAGATTCAGGTAAGTCACATGGTAGGCACACTGGCGCCGGTCGCATCGGGTGGCTTGATCATCGCCATGCAAAACGGTATTCATCTTTTAGACTGGGAAACCGGGGGCGTGACGCCAGTGATTGATCCAGAGCAAGATCTGCCTGACAATCGATTTAATGATGGAAAATGTGACCCTGCTGGCCGCCTTTGGGCTGGTACGATGCACTTGCACGGTCAAAAAGAGGCAGGTGCTTTGTATTGTCTCGACACAGACGGCACGGTGATGAAAAAGCGTTCACAGGTGAGTACCTCCAACGGCCTAGCATGGTCTCCAGATGGGACGAAAATGTACTACATCGACACGCCAACGCAGCAGGTTGTGGAATTCTCTTACGACCAAGCGACTGGTGACATCTCGAACGAAGAGGTCATCATCACAGTGCCAAGAGGCGCAGGATCTCCTGATGGCATGACGATTGATCAGGAAGGTATGCTATGGATTGCTCATTGGGGTGGGAGTGGCATCTCCCGCTGGGACCCGAATCAGAAGAAACAGCTAGATTTCATTGATGTTCCCGCATTAAACGTCACATCATGCGCGTTTGGTGGCGATCAGCTCTCCGATTTGTATATAACGACAGCAAGAGTAGGTACAAGCGACGAGCAGCTTGAGAAATATCCTCATGCTGGCGGAGTGTTTCTCCTGCAAACAAATGTAAAGGGCAGCCCGACGTTTTCCTATCAGGGGTAG
- a CDS encoding hemolysin family protein, which translates to MDPIIFVNLFLVAVFILMTALFVGGEFAILKVRMSRIDQLISEGNKKAVLAKKVAQELDYYLSACQLGITITALILGALGEPTVQRMLQPVFEHYSVPDAMATALSYAIALAIVTFLHVVIGELAPKTLAIQFPEKMTLLLAPPLYWFGVIMGPAIRILNGSSQRILGWFGVKPAGHETVYSEEELKLIVSDSYKGGEINKTELAYLENFFSFDGRTLSEIMVPKEQVIMLKAEMDLDEILQVLNQYDYTRYPVMKSNKLIGFVNTKEMLTSIAAGRNGGIEQFLHHIPRVKESMFIRDVFIKMKQTRTHMAVVKDEHGDLVGLVTMEDILTEIVGEMNENHDGNVGFAT; encoded by the coding sequence TTGGACCCAATTATTTTCGTTAATTTATTTCTTGTAGCTGTATTTATTTTGATGACCGCTCTTTTTGTTGGTGGAGAGTTCGCTATTCTTAAAGTCCGTATGTCACGAATTGACCAGCTCATTTCTGAAGGGAACAAGAAGGCCGTTTTAGCTAAAAAAGTCGCGCAAGAACTGGATTATTATTTATCGGCGTGTCAGTTAGGAATCACCATTACAGCTCTAATCTTAGGGGCGTTAGGTGAACCAACTGTGCAAAGAATGCTTCAACCAGTATTTGAACACTACAGTGTTCCTGATGCGATGGCAACAGCTCTTTCCTATGCAATCGCACTTGCGATAGTCACCTTTCTCCACGTAGTGATTGGAGAACTGGCGCCAAAAACATTAGCGATTCAATTTCCTGAGAAGATGACGTTATTATTAGCCCCACCGCTTTATTGGTTCGGTGTCATTATGGGACCAGCTATACGTATATTAAATGGTTCATCACAACGTATCCTCGGTTGGTTCGGAGTTAAACCAGCAGGGCATGAAACCGTGTATTCGGAAGAGGAACTGAAGCTCATTGTTTCTGATAGTTATAAGGGCGGAGAAATCAATAAAACAGAGCTTGCTTATTTAGAAAACTTTTTTTCATTTGATGGAAGAACGTTAAGTGAAATCATGGTGCCTAAAGAACAAGTCATCATGTTAAAGGCCGAAATGGATTTAGATGAAATCCTTCAAGTGCTTAATCAATATGATTACACCCGTTATCCAGTCATGAAAAGCAACAAATTGATTGGATTTGTGAATACAAAGGAAATGTTAACGAGTATTGCAGCGGGTCGAAATGGTGGAATTGAGCAGTTTCTGCATCATATCCCCCGAGTTAAGGAGTCAATGTTTATCCGTGACGTCTTCATAAAAATGAAGCAAACGCGCACCCATATGGCTGTTGTGAAGGATGAACATGGGGATCTAGTTGGATTAGTGACAATGGAGGACATCCTCACCGAAATTGTTGGTGAAATGAATGAAAACCATGACGGAAATGTCGGTTTTGCTACTTAA